In Streptococcus dysgalactiae subsp. dysgalactiae, the following are encoded in one genomic region:
- a CDS encoding heavy metal translocating P-type ATPase, with amino-acid sequence MTIKAWIIDHLHLMETLACLVLIIIGLAFLGPFPHVASAIFILAFLIGGYESAKAGLLDLVQHKHLSVDVLMILAAIGAGIIGYWLEGALLIFIFSLSNTLEEMAMEKSKDAISALMSLTPDTARRYQEDGSIVDVETKLLTIGDRLQVRKGEAVPIDGELLSTFGQFDESMVTGEPITVDKTKGQELIGGTINQGQTIDMLVTVENDNTLFAKIVSLVESAQGQKSKTATFIESLEDSYVKFVLVLVPAFILFSHFVLAWTWLDAFYRGMILLTVASPCALIASSTPASLSAISRAARKGLIIKGGDIVDNMGDIQAVVMDKTGTLTQGKPSVVAAHYLTDELLVNRLVKGAESASTHPISKALLEHTETVEALNFDQLDEISGKGFQGFYQGQEWRIGKKSFILEMVPDLSAFEETIQVEESQGKTLIFVSRDNQLVAYYALLDDIKLESKRAIEALHAMGIKTVMLTGDQERTANYVAQKLGIDEFVANCMPQDKVAKLTELKAKYGFVAMVGDGINDAPALAQADVSYAIGSGTDIAMESADSVIMDDLTRIPFSIQLSRKMKTIVKQNIVFALSVITLLIFANVFQVVNLPLGVVGHEGSTILVILNSLRLLSYK; translated from the coding sequence ATGACAATCAAAGCATGGATCATAGATCATCTTCATCTTATGGAGACTTTAGCCTGTCTGGTATTGATCATCATTGGCTTAGCCTTTCTTGGACCATTTCCACATGTTGCCTCTGCCATTTTTATTTTGGCTTTCTTAATTGGAGGTTATGAATCTGCAAAAGCTGGCTTATTGGATTTGGTACAACATAAACATTTGTCAGTAGATGTTCTGATGATTTTAGCTGCTATCGGTGCTGGAATCATTGGCTACTGGTTGGAAGGCGCTCTGCTGATTTTTATCTTTTCTTTATCTAATACCCTTGAAGAAATGGCCATGGAAAAAAGTAAAGATGCTATTTCTGCCTTAATGTCTTTAACGCCAGATACAGCACGTCGTTATCAAGAAGATGGTAGTATTGTAGACGTTGAGACCAAGCTTTTGACTATTGGAGATCGTTTGCAGGTTCGTAAAGGCGAAGCTGTTCCAATTGACGGGGAACTCTTGAGTACTTTTGGTCAGTTTGACGAGTCTATGGTTACTGGTGAGCCGATTACTGTTGATAAGACAAAAGGTCAAGAACTTATTGGAGGAACCATTAACCAAGGGCAAACGATCGATATGTTGGTTACTGTTGAGAATGACAATACTCTTTTTGCTAAGATTGTAAGCTTGGTAGAATCTGCCCAAGGTCAAAAGAGTAAAACAGCTACCTTTATTGAGAGTTTAGAAGATAGCTATGTTAAATTTGTCCTTGTCCTTGTCCCTGCCTTTATTCTCTTTAGTCATTTTGTTCTTGCTTGGACCTGGTTGGATGCTTTTTACCGAGGGATGATTCTATTGACAGTCGCCTCTCCATGTGCTTTGATTGCTAGTTCAACACCTGCTAGTCTCTCAGCGATTTCTCGTGCAGCCAGAAAGGGATTGATTATCAAGGGCGGTGACATCGTAGATAATATGGGAGATATTCAGGCTGTCGTGATGGATAAAACAGGAACCCTAACTCAAGGCAAACCATCTGTCGTAGCTGCGCATTATTTAACAGATGAATTACTTGTGAATAGACTGGTAAAAGGAGCCGAATCTGCCAGTACCCATCCTATTTCTAAAGCCCTGCTTGAACACACTGAAACAGTAGAAGCACTGAATTTTGACCAATTAGACGAGATTTCTGGGAAAGGATTCCAAGGATTCTATCAAGGTCAAGAATGGCGCATTGGGAAGAAATCCTTTATTTTAGAGATGGTGCCAGATCTTTCTGCTTTTGAAGAAACGATTCAGGTAGAAGAAAGTCAAGGGAAAACTCTTATCTTTGTTTCTCGCGACAACCAACTAGTAGCCTACTACGCTTTGTTAGATGACATCAAATTAGAGTCAAAACGTGCCATTGAAGCTCTTCATGCTATGGGAATCAAGACGGTCATGTTAACAGGGGACCAAGAACGAACTGCTAATTATGTTGCCCAAAAGCTTGGTATTGACGAATTTGTTGCTAATTGTATGCCTCAAGATAAGGTCGCAAAACTAACAGAACTCAAAGCAAAATATGGCTTTGTGGCCATGGTAGGAGATGGTATCAATGATGCTCCTGCCCTTGCTCAGGCGGATGTTTCTTATGCTATTGGATCAGGAACAGATATCGCTATGGAAAGTGCAGATAGTGTGATTATGGATGACTTGACTCGTATTCCTTTTTCGATTCAATTGTCACGCAAAATGAAAACCATTGTCAAACAAAATATTGTGTTTGCGTTGTCTGTTATCACTCTATTGATTTTCGCTAATGTTTTTCAAGTGGTGAACTTACCTCTTGGGGTAGTTGGGCATGAAGGATCAACAATCTTAGTAATTTTGAATAGCTTGCGGTTACTTTCTTATAAGTAG
- a CDS encoding helix-turn-helix domain-containing protein, with amino-acid sequence MAKPLGETFRELRLNRNLSLQQVAGDSVSLSQLSRFERGQSDISLNKFLVALDRMHVEVKEFMDVASDFKKTEQIRFMSHLIPLEYARDVEGFKALQEEENRKYQEQPDWKRYYLNVILLQGFICKCDPTIPFPKAYLDDVTDYLFSTEQWQIYELILIGNLYLFIDIPLLDRMGREILNNHHYYQDISSHKHLVTITLLNIWETCLHRQALSYATYYQDQLKPLLTNETKLYEKTIFLFLQGLQDYLTRDCLAGIQKMTKAIDIFEALDCPHMAHNYRSDFERFVKSLT; translated from the coding sequence ATGGCAAAACCATTAGGAGAAACATTTCGTGAGCTAAGGCTAAATCGAAACCTTTCCCTACAACAAGTTGCAGGAGACTCTGTCTCACTGTCACAGTTATCACGTTTTGAACGGGGACAGTCAGATATTTCCCTCAATAAATTTTTAGTTGCCTTAGATAGGATGCATGTTGAAGTAAAAGAATTTATGGATGTCGCTTCTGACTTCAAAAAAACTGAGCAGATTCGTTTTATGTCACATTTAATTCCGCTTGAATATGCCCGTGATGTGGAGGGATTTAAAGCTTTGCAGGAGGAAGAAAACCGGAAATACCAAGAGCAGCCTGATTGGAAAAGGTATTATTTAAACGTTATTTTACTACAAGGATTTATTTGTAAGTGTGACCCAACAATTCCTTTTCCAAAAGCTTATCTTGATGACGTTACTGATTATCTCTTTAGCACTGAGCAGTGGCAGATTTACGAACTCATTTTGATTGGCAATCTTTATCTCTTTATCGATATACCACTGCTCGACAGAATGGGACGAGAGATTCTTAACAATCATCATTACTATCAAGATATTTCCAGTCATAAGCATTTAGTAACCATTACCCTCTTAAATATCTGGGAGACGTGTCTGCACCGACAGGCTTTATCCTATGCCACTTACTACCAAGACCAGCTAAAACCTTTATTGACAAATGAGACCAAGCTATATGAAAAAACCATCTTCTTGTTTTTACAAGGCCTACAGGACTATTTAACTAGGGACTGCCTAGCTGGTATTCAAAAAATGACAAAAGCTATTGATATTTTCGAAGCATTGGATTGTCCTCATATGGCTCATAATTACCGTTCAGACTTTGAACGATTTGTTAAATCTCTTACCTAA
- a CDS encoding MFS transporter — translation MTKNEYRLLTSRAVNKIGNVIYDYGNSSWIAGLGVVGQKYLGYYQLVDSLIALFLNPIGGAIADRYKRRQILLWTDAIGAIACGLLVFMPSKQGMLFGLITVNAILAISHAFSGTSFRAYVVTLVKEERLVNFNAHLEIISQIISISSPLLAFLVVDRLGLRSALLLDSISFALSFVCLWSITTKETHLQSKSGQIGIRHLLTDIKEGLDFIRREKEIFFLLTIATLVNFFIAAFNYLLPFSNQLFNRSSSYATMLSLGAVGAILGALFANKYFKNNYQSLLIALGTSGLGLAMLTPLHLAKVSTLVLASGNLWFECFLTIFNIHFFSTVQKKVPKVLLGRVFSSIFTLAVLLMPLATILMTALPISVNPLSFSLIGFGISLISLLAYVYARQHFM, via the coding sequence ATGACAAAAAATGAATACCGACTTTTAACAAGTCGTGCTGTTAACAAGATTGGCAATGTGATTTACGATTATGGTAATAGCAGTTGGATTGCTGGTCTAGGTGTAGTAGGGCAAAAATACCTCGGTTATTACCAGTTAGTTGATAGCCTGATTGCTCTCTTTTTAAATCCAATTGGTGGTGCTATCGCTGATCGTTATAAACGTCGACAGATTCTGTTATGGACTGATGCTATCGGAGCTATAGCCTGTGGCTTGTTAGTTTTTATGCCTAGCAAGCAAGGCATGCTCTTTGGTCTTATTACTGTCAATGCCATTTTAGCTATCTCACATGCCTTTTCTGGTACCTCTTTTCGTGCCTATGTTGTCACTCTTGTTAAGGAAGAAAGGTTAGTAAACTTTAATGCACATTTGGAAATTATTTCCCAAATCATTAGTATTTCCTCCCCTTTGCTGGCTTTTTTGGTCGTTGATCGTCTCGGATTGAGATCCGCCTTACTGCTAGATAGTATCAGTTTTGCCCTTTCCTTCGTCTGCTTATGGTCAATCACCACCAAAGAAACTCATCTTCAGTCCAAATCTGGTCAAATCGGTATTAGGCATTTACTGACAGACATAAAGGAAGGCTTAGACTTTATTCGCCGGGAAAAAGAGATTTTCTTTCTCCTCACAATCGCAACTCTGGTTAATTTTTTTATTGCCGCCTTTAATTACCTTCTCCCCTTCTCCAATCAGTTGTTTAATCGTTCCTCTAGTTACGCTACCATGCTGTCACTTGGAGCTGTGGGAGCCATTTTAGGAGCACTGTTTGCTAACAAATACTTCAAAAATAATTACCAAAGTCTCTTAATTGCTTTAGGAACTAGTGGCTTAGGACTTGCGATGCTTACTCCATTGCATCTTGCTAAGGTTTCCACCTTGGTCTTAGCCTCCGGTAATCTTTGGTTTGAATGTTTTCTAACCATTTTTAACATTCACTTCTTTTCCACGGTTCAAAAAAAGGTCCCAAAAGTCTTATTAGGACGTGTCTTTAGCTCTATTTTTACCCTTGCCGTTTTACTGATGCCTTTAGCTACCATCCTTATGACAGCCTTACCAATATCGGTTAATCCTCTTAGCTTTTCCCTAATCGGATTTGGAATAAGCCTCATTTCCCTGTTAGCCTATGTCTACGCCCGTCAACACTTCATGTAA
- a CDS encoding HU family DNA-binding protein — protein MANKQDLIAKVAEATELTKKDSAAAVDAVFSAIEAFLAEGEKVQLIGFGNFEVRERAARKGRNPQTGAEIEIAASKVPAFKAGKALKDAVK, from the coding sequence ATGGCTAACAAACAAGATTTAATCGCAAAAGTTGCAGAAGCAACTGAACTTACAAAAAAAGATTCAGCAGCAGCAGTTGATGCCGTATTTTCTGCAATCGAAGCTTTTCTTGCCGAAGGTGAGAAAGTACAATTAATCGGTTTTGGTAACTTCGAAGTCCGCGAACGTGCAGCTCGTAAAGGTCGTAACCCACAAACTGGTGCAGAAATCGAAATCGCAGCTTCAAAAGTTCCAGCCTTCAAAGCTGGTAAAGCTCTTAAAGACGCTGTTAAATAA
- a CDS encoding YpmS family protein: MEKKSPLNWWKWGFLLLLAFNVAFLLVIGSRLIQVREPESDLIAQKATKNVKVGTFTTSREQLNETVASYLKDYQSEKMHYKFYSTSSSILFEGTYQLLGYEVPLYIYFQPHRLDNGAVQLQVISFSVGTLPLPEKDVLQYLKSSYKLPKFVKVMPQQSAIVVNLQEVKNDARVYLKAKKIDLFKDEISFDIYKK, translated from the coding sequence ATGGAAAAGAAATCACCCCTTAACTGGTGGAAATGGGGCTTCTTGCTTTTGTTGGCTTTCAATGTCGCCTTTTTATTAGTTATTGGAAGTCGTCTTATTCAAGTGAGAGAGCCTGAGTCAGATTTAATTGCTCAAAAAGCCACTAAAAATGTTAAAGTCGGTACGTTTACCACAAGCAGAGAACAACTGAATGAAACGGTGGCCAGCTACCTCAAGGACTATCAGTCTGAAAAGATGCATTACAAATTCTACTCCACCTCTTCTTCCATTTTATTCGAAGGAACCTACCAACTTCTAGGATATGAAGTCCCTTTATACATCTACTTTCAACCTCATCGTTTAGATAATGGAGCTGTTCAGCTACAGGTGATTTCTTTTTCAGTAGGAACCTTACCTTTACCTGAAAAAGATGTTCTGCAATATTTGAAGTCAAGCTACAAGTTGCCGAAGTTTGTGAAAGTGATGCCACAACAATCAGCTATTGTGGTCAATTTGCAAGAGGTTAAAAACGATGCGAGGGTCTATTTGAAGGCCAAGAAAATTGATTTGTTTAAGGATGAAATCAGCTTCGATATTTACAAGAAATAA